The Leishmania braziliensis MHOM/BR/75/M2904 complete genome, chromosome 15 genome has a window encoding:
- a CDS encoding putative serine/threonine-protein kinase, giving the protein MLACVLPPSCPFCCSRRCLSLFAFLFPHHFSLSPLLHPPPYLFWQKRSEPAMADSSKATLSQMSTETLLQQLCGMRTALEEESHAPYEAEAEATQVDSSHRHHHYGNAAVVGVSWYSSDVAHVSHSESSAPREPVMEPREARVVDAAPDHARSKSSVSQISASTAARPRPSSSQLSPHTTGDGFSVSSVRSLPDAHADPTAPSVAPVTPVVTEGSDHSAVSASTKGRLSHVHAAAAAGAPSSSASSSTTGPPPLTVAPLGGARTTTAAKEHPLAPATTRTRTGFSNGEVPPHPGLAASTQAGAAPPPSLPLLSSSHPTTSSAAATTPATFSSGAVVKEGSGGGAGVSASEETDPYGRPAIALSVHLLDLYKMVNARYCAQRRLESPGPKYNSGYDDKDGHYLFLPGEVIFQRYIAQEVLGKGSFGTVIRGFDQKRSEAVAMKITRRGSSFRSQAKLELDILLRLNENPALNHLVVRLLKVFEWQGHLVLVFELLSFNLYQLIKCTRFNGVSLDLVRKFAYQLTHTLLQLESQKPQPIIHCDLKPENILLRSQNRSGIRLIDFGSACYAAKRFHRYIQSRFYRSPEVILFLEYGTPIDRWSLACVLVELHTGVPLFDGRTEAAQLAKIEATLGPIPARMVAGSPKANRFYYGNVTSGFQLKEPVPERRTLESIIGVTTGGPRGRRLNTPGHDEQVYRDFHDFIAGFLRYQPEERMNCRDALQHPFLMPLYTSDLQLQKDREDAQPVAAPPLSQQQQQEQPPQSSQSSQPQQQHMTVAATTEPSSVEHSYAPAVLPAR; this is encoded by the coding sequence ATGCTTGCTTGcgttctccctccctcctgcccCTTTTGTTGCTCACGacggtgtctctctctcttcgcctttctcttccctcatcacttttccctctccccacttctccatccccccccctactTGTTCTGGCAGAAACGAAGTGAGCCAGCGATGGCGGACTCTTCGAAGGCCACATTGTCACAGATGAGCACAGAAACACTTCTGCAGCAACTCTGTGGCATGCGCAcagcgctggaggaggagagccaTGCACCGTatgaggcggaggcagaggccaCGCAAGTGGATAGCagtcaccgccaccaccactacggTAACGCTGCCGTCGTAGGAGTCAGTTGGTACTCGTCCGATGTCGCTCATGTCAGCCACTCGGAGTCGAGCGCGCCCAGGGAGCCCGTCATGGAGCCGCGAGAGGCTCGAGTGGTGGACGCAGCGCCTGACCACGCAAGAAGTAAAAGCAGCGTCTCCCAGATCTCAGCCTCAACTGCAGCTCGGCCTCGGCCTTCGTCGTCGCAGCTGTCTCCCCACACCACAGGCGACGGCTTCTCAGTGTCTTCGGTGCGTAGCCTTCCTGACGCCCACGCCGATCCGACAGCGCCGTCGGTGGCACCAGTGACTCCCGTAGTCACAGAGGGTAGTGACCATTCAGCCGTGTCTGCGTCCACCAAGGGCCGACTCAGTCACGTgcatgccgccgctgcagcaggtgcgccctcttcttccgcgtcctcctccaccactgggccaccgccgctgacggtTGCGCCGTTGGGGGGCGCGAGgaccaccactgctgccaaGGAGCACCCTCTTGCACCTGCCACGACACGCACCAGAACGGGTTTTAGTAATGGCGAGGTACCGCCTCATCCTGGactcgccgcctccactcaggccggcgcagcgccgccaccatcgcTCCCACTGCTATCCTCATCCCACCCCACCACATCTagtgcggcggcgacgacaccGGCCACGTTTTCCTCGGGTGCTGTCGTGAAGGAGggtagcggcggcggcgcgggcgTAAGTGCCTCGGAGGAGACGGATCCCTACGGCCGCCCAGCCATCGCACTCAGCGTACACCTGCTGGATCTGTACAAGATGGTAAACGCGCGGTATtgcgcgcagcggcgcctcgaGTCGCCGGGACCAAAGTACAACAGCGGCTACGATGACAAGGATGGCCACTATTTGTTTCTGCCAGGGGAGGTGATCTTCCAGCGGTACATTGCGCAGGAGGTATTGGGTAAAGGCAGTTTCGGCACCGTCATTCGCGGCTTTGATCAGAAGCGGTCCGAAGCGGTGGCGATGAAGATCACGCGACGTGGCTCGAGTTTTCGGAGCCAGGCAAAGCTGGAGCTCGACATTCTGTTGCGCCTTAACGAGAATCCAGCGTTGAACCACCTCGTGGTGCGACTGCTAAAAGTGTTTGAGTGGCAGGGCCATCTTGTGTTGGTGTTTGAGCTGCTGAGCTTCAACCTATACCAGCTCATCAAGTGCACCCGGTTCAACGGTGTGAGTCTCGATCTAGTGCGCAAGTTTGCCTATCaactcacgcacacgctgctgcagcttgaGTCACAGAAGCCTCAACCAATCATTCACTGCGACCTGAAGCCGGAGAACATACTGCTGCGCAGTCAAAACAGAAGTGGCATCCGCCTGATCGACTTTGGCTCTGCCTGCTACGCGGCCAAACGCTTCCACCGTTACATTCAAAGCCGCTTTTACCGCAGCCCTGAGGTGATACTTTTTCTTGAGTACGGCACACCGATCGATCGCTGGTCGCTGGCGTGTGTGCTGGTCGAGTTACATACCGGCGTCCCCCTGTTTGACGGTCGCacagaggcggcgcagctggcaaAGATCGAAGCCACCCTCGGGCCGATACCAGCGAGAATGGTGGCGGGGTCGCCCAAGGCAAACCGGTTCTACTACGGTAACGTCACGTCGGGATTCCAGCTGAAGGAGCCCGTCCCGGAGCGGCGCACGCTCGAGAGCATCATCGGCGTCACCACCGGTGGGCCGCGCGGCCGGCGTCTCAACACTCCCGGTCACGACGAACAGGTGTACCGCGATTTCCACGACTTCATCGCGGGCTTTTTACGATATCAACCAGAGGAGCGGATGAACTGCCGTGACGCACTGCAGCATCCCTTCCTGATGCCCCTGTACACATCAGATCTTCAGCTGCAGAAGGATCGTGAAGATGCCCAGCCAGTAGCCGCCCCGCCGCTctcacaacagcagcagcaagagcaacCCCCGCAATCCTCTCAGAGCAgccagccacagcagcagcacatgaCTGTCGCAGCGACAACTGAACCCTCCTCTGTAGAGCACAGCTACGCCCCTGCTGTTCTTCCAGCCCGCTAG
- a CDS encoding putative 60S ribosomal protein L13a gives MALPSRKNVSRVQRKKAKKHRPEIIVIDLKDHVLGRAAAVVAKQLLLGKKITVVRCEQLNIAGTEIRNKIKYLQYLRKRKLTNPTKGPFHHRAPSDVFVRAVRSMLPRYTKRGMRALNSLVAYEGVPANVVRTGGRVVIPRAQRHACYRSERPYTVLGNMCKHVGWKYSDVVAKLEQARVEKASRHHKKQAKLRDAWKAARKEALAKMPKHNVAVLKKFGYS, from the coding sequence ATGGCCCTTCCTAGCCGCAAGAATGTGTCTCGCGTGCAGCGCAAGAAAGCCAAGAAGCATCGCCCCGAGATCATCGTGATCGACTTGAAGGATCATGTTCTCGGTcgtgcggcggctgtggtTGCCAAGCAGCTGCTACTGGGTAAGAAGATCACCGTAGTGCGCTGCGAGCAGCTCAACATTGCCGGTACGGAGATCCGCAACAAGATCAAGTACCTGCAGTACCTGCGCAAGCGGAAGCTGACAAACCCCACGAAGGGCCCCTTCCACCACCGTGCCCCATCCGACGTGTTCGTCCGCGCCGTGCGCAGCATGCTGCCCCGCTACACGAAGCGCGGCATGAGGGCACTTAACTCGCTGGTGGCCTACGAGGGGGTGCCGGCTAATGTGGTGCGCACAGGTGGTCGTGTGGTGATCCCGCGCGCCCAGCGCCATGCGTGCTACCGCTCGGAGCGCCCGTACACAGTACTCGGCAACATGTGCAAGCATGTCGGTTGGAAGTACAGCGACGTCGTCGCCAAGCTCGAGCAGGCTCGCGTGGAGAAGGCGTCCCGCCACCACAAAAAGCAGGCAAAGCTCCGCGACGCGTGGAAGGCGGCCCGCAAGGAGGCGCTTGCTAAGATGCCCAAGCACAAcgtggcggtgctgaagAAGTTCGGCTACTCGTAA